The sequence below is a genomic window from Mycobacterium spongiae.
CTTCCGCCGGGACGTAGTGCGTACGTTGCTGCGCGCGGTCTTTCGGGCGATAGCTCCCGAGTCGGCACGCGCTACCTCGTCACCGACACCGGGGTGCGGTTCGGTATCCACGACGGCGATGCGGGACGCGCGCTGGGTCTACCGTCGGCGGCGATCGCGGCGCCATGGCCGATACTTGCGACGCTGCCGGCCGGGCCGGAGCTGAGCAGGGCGCAGGCTTTACTCGCGCGCGACGCTGTCGCGGTTGGACCGCCGTAGCACGCGGGTGGCGGTACTCGTCGCTAGTGCCGCCACCAGCACGACGACGCACGCTGCTGCGCCACCGATGGCGATATTCCGGGCACCGGGAGCTGGCGGGCCGGGCGTGGGGCGTTGGTCGGTCGGCTTGTGTATTCGCGAGGGCCGCGGGACTCGGGAGGGCTGCGGGTCAGGGACTGCAATGCCGGACTGTGGGTCTGTCGCCGTGCTGACCGCCGCCATCGCGTCCACGGTGCCGTTGCCGACGAGCGGATTCCATCCTGCGGGCGGATGATGGGCGGTCGCCTTGATTCGGTCCATCACTTGGCGCGCGGGCATCGTGGGGAAACGTGCACGGATCAGGGCGGCTAGCCCACTCACCACGGGCGCGGCATAGCTGGTGCCCGATAGCGGTGCCGCGTCATGGGATGCATCGATGCTGGTCATGATTCCGTCACCGATCGGGTTGAGCGACGTCACTGACTCGCCCGTGGCCGCGACATCCACCCAGGGTCCGGCGAGGGTGAACGCCGACGGCTCGCCGGCGGCATTGACCGAGCCGACGGTCAGCACATAGTCGTCGTACCAGGCCGGGCTGACGGCGACCGACACGCTGCCTTGGGTCGTATCGGACCGCTGGGGTGGACACTGCGAAGCTCCGCCGGTGTTACCGGCCGCCGCCACGACAACCGCGTTCCGAGTGTCGACGGCATAGGCGAGTGCAGCGCCCAGCGCGCGGTCGTCGAGGGCGGCCGCGGGTGACACGCATGCGACCGATGAAATGTTGATCACCGATGCACCGAGGTCGGCGGCCGTCCGGACGGCCTGTGCCATGGTGTCGACATCGCCAACGCCGCCGCCGGTTGGGTCGTTGCCTGGCCTGAACTTGGCACTGGACTGACGGATGCTGATGACGGTCGCTTCCGGCGCGACGCCGCTGAACTTGTCTAGCGTGGAATCGCTGGTGGCTCCGATAATTCCAGCCACCAGCGTGCCGTGTGCGTCACAGTCCTGAGTGCCGTCGCCGGCGGAAACGTAGTCGCCTCCGGCCACCAGCTTCGGCAACCTCCGGTGTCGAGCGACGCCGGTGTCGATCACCGCGACCCGCTGGCCCGCACCTCGGCTGAGTTGCCAGACTCGTGGCAGGTCGAGATCGGCGAGTTGCGTGGGTGCTGCGCTGGCCTCCGCGGCCCGTCCGGGTTTCGTCGTCACGACTGCGCAAACCTCGCGTTGCACGGTGGGTTGTGGGGGCGCGGGAGGCGCCGGCGCGGGCAGCCAGGTGTCGTCGATTGGGGGTGGCGAAATCGCCAGTGCCGGCGCCGCTCCAAGCTGGCTCGCTGCTGTCAGCGCGGCAACCGCGAGCACCCGTGTCACGCCCGAGGTCGCCGCGTTCATGCCAGATCAAGGCCGCGAACGGTGCTGAAGATGTCGCAGATCCAGCAAGTCAGCGGCGCCATCGCGATCAGCGCCAGACATTCCAATTGCTCTAGACGGCGCCGTATGACGGGTGACAGCGACCTGGTAGGAGCGACAAGGCTCAGATACGCTGCGGCAGCGGCGAGCATGGCAGTCGCCGCGACGATCCACGGGCCGTGCTCGGGCAGTGCGGTCGCGGTAAGGGCTAATGCTGTTGTACCAGTGATGATTCCACCGAGGGTGAACATCAGCGCTTTTGTCGGGTCGACGTCGCGGCGGGCGCGCAACAGGAGCAGCACGCCTGTGAGGGCGACCAATAGCACGCCGCCAAGACGCTGCGCGTCGGTGCCCCGGGTTGCCGCGGCGGCGCTCGTCGCGGCGATAGCCGCTGACGACGAAAAAGCGGCGAGCAAGCTGGTCAACCACTGATCGGCGCGGATCGCCCTGGTGGCCAGCGCGGTTGTAGCCGGCGCCGGATCGGCGTCGAAGTGGCCAGGTGCTGGCGCACGGTGGGGTGACAGCCCCGCCAGCACGATTGCCATCCGAGGAGATGCTTCTAGCAGGCCGAGGGAAACCACCGCGGTCAGCGAACCTACGACCGGCCATCGGATTGAGGTGATTGCCGCGGACAGCGTAGCCACCGCGATCACCAGGGCGGCGCACGCGGTGGCCGTCAATGTGACGACACCACAGCCCGTCGCGCGTAGTGCGAGCACCGATGCGACGGCTGCACTCATGGCGGCCAGCAGCACGTTGGGGACACCTGGTCCACCGGGAACCGCCAGGAGGCCGGCGACCGCGGCGAACGAGGTGGCCAGGACACTCAATGTGAGCCCGGCGATCGGGTCTCGATATGTTCGGTGCGCGATCACCGCCAGGAGCAGCGCGACCAGGCTGGACGCTGCTGCCGTCGCTACCGTTGCTCCGCCGTAGCGGGTGACGTTGGTGTTCAGTGTGTTTCGAATCAACGCCAGAGCACCGACGATGGCGACGCCGTTGGCCGCCAGCGCGCCCGTGAGTCGAGTCGCGTACCCGCAGCGTGGCGCGACATTGGCTCTGAGCGTTTCCGCCACCGCCTCCGCGACGTCGTCGTAGCGGACCGTGGGTGGCTCTGGGCGGTCATGGCTCAGCACCAGAACCGCGCCGTCACGGATTCCGTTTTGCGCTAACGTCGTCGAGGTGTCGAGGGCGGTACCGCTTGGGCAGGTCAGGTTGTAAGGTGCCGGTTCCAGATCGGCGCTGCTACCGAAGCTGTCGACGATCGACGGGATCAGGCTGGCGACCGGTACCCCGGCCGGCAGCGACAGGTCGACGACGGCCGCGCCCGCATGAATCGAGACGCGGCGCAGCCCCAGATCGTCTATAGACAATTTCGACTCCTTTGCATGCGGGTCATCGGCACGGTAGCCAGTTTCTTGCTGTGTGGCTCCCGGCTATCCACAGGCGAGTTGCGGTGAATTTCGCTGCTGCTTAACGTCGTCGGACTGTGCCGGCCGAAATCGTCGTTGAGGCGCCACCCGAAGTCCCGCGACCGACATCGGGCGACCAGCTGGTTCGCCTGGTGCCGGCCATCATGTCTGTCGCAGCGCTGGCTGTCATGGTGGTGGCCCTGGTGTCGCGCACGCCCACGACGCGACACCCGACCATCCTGGCGTTCCCCATCATGATGCTGGGCTCTTTGTTCGCTACGGCCGCCAGCGGCCGTAGCCGGCGGCGGGCCGTCGGTGTCGATACCGATCGCGCCGACTATTTCGCATACTTGAGAGTCCTGAGGCAGACCGTGGCGGAAGCCGCAGAATCGCAGCGTGTCTCCGTGTACCGGCAGCACCCGGATCCCGGTGCGCTATGGACGATGATCGGTGGCCCCAGGATGTGGGAGCGAGGTTCGGCCGATCACGAATTCTGCAGTGTCCGTGTCGGTGTTGGGCTCCGGCCACTGACCACCCGTTTGGTGACCCCGCCCGCGCCACCGATACAGCGTTCGGATCCGGTGACCGTTGATGCGCTTCGCCGGTTCCTCCGGGCGCACTCGACGATTGCGGACGTGCCCATCACGATCCGATTGCAAGCCGGTCCGATCACCATTGACGGCGAGGTCGAACGGGTGCGCGGACTGCTTCGCGCGATGATCTGCGGACTAGCTGTATCGCACCCACCGGACGAGCTGCTCATCTCCGGGGTAGTCAGTGATCGGAATCGGGTTCACTGGGACTGGCTGAAATGGCTACCGCACAATCAGCATCCGAGGGTCACCGACGGCGCTGGTCCGGCACGAATGGTGTATCCCAACCCGCAGGAGGCGCGGTCGGCGCTTGCTGGAGCGGCGCTGCCTCACCTCGTGGTGATCGTCGACTCGGATCAGCCTGTCGACGTTGGATTGTCGCACGCGACCACCCTGGAGGTCGGCGCCGGCGGTGACGGCATGCCCGCGCTGCTGCGGTATCGCGGCGAACGGGAAACTTTGGTCCGCCCGGACCACCTGGATTCCGCGGCCGCGTTGACCTGCGCTCGCCGGCTCGCGCCATATCGGGTCGGCGACGGAGGCTGGGACTCGCGGTCTGTTGTCCGCCAAGGCTGGGCGCAGCTGATCGGCATCGACGACTTCGCCGCCTTCGACCCAAAAACCCTGTGGCAGGACGAGAAAAACCAGGACCACCTCCGGGTTCCGATTGGCACCAGGCTCGATGGCGAGCCGGTGGAGCTGAACATCAAGGAGCCCGCCCAGGGGGGCATCGGACCGCATGGGCTTTGCGTTGGAGCCACCGGATCGGGCAAATCGGAGCTGCTGCGCACGGTGGCGCTGGGCATGATGGCACGCAACTCTCCCGAAGTACTCAACCTGCTGTTGGTCGACTTCAAAGGCGGTGCAACGTTTCTCGACTTCGTTTCGGCTCCACACGTTTCCGCCGTCATTACCAATCTCTCGGATGAAGCGCCGCTGGTTGCCCGGATGAGAGACGCCCTGGCTGGTGAGATCAATCGTCGGCAACAACTACTTCGGTCGGCCGGCAACTTCGTCAGCCTGGCGGCATACGATCGGGCACGCCGGGCCGGAGCTGCGTTGGCCGCGCTGCCGACGCTATTCATCGTCGTCGACGAGTTCTCCGAACTGCTAAGTCAGCATCCCGATTTCGCGGACATGTTCGTCGCGATCGGCCGGCTTGGCCGGTCGCTGGGCATGCACCTATTGCTGGCAAGTCAACGTCTCGACGATGGTCGGCTGCGTGGACTGGAAGCCCACCTGTCCTATCGCATCGGTTTGAAGACGCTGTCGGCCAGCGAGTCCCGGACCGTTGTCGGAACTCACGACGCCTACGAACTACCGAACACGCCCGGTGCAGGGTACCTGCGGTCGCCGACCGACGAGTTGACGCGTTTTCACACTGCACTCGTTTCCGAGCCGCTTCGGCTGGCGGGAGACACCGCGAGTCACCCTCCGCTCACGGCGTCGGTGCGGCCTTTCGCCACGAGCGTCGTGGGTTCGATCACGAACCGCGAACTGGTCGAGTCGGACGGGGCAGGCTTGCTCACCGTTCTGCATATGGTGCTAGAAAGGCTCTCCGGCCACGGACCAGCCGCGCACCAGGTCTGGTTGCCGCCGCTGGGAGCGCCACCCACACTAGAATCCTTGCTGCAGGACGCTGACCCGGCGCGAGGTGAATGGGCCGTACCGATCGGAGTCGTCGACCGCCCGTTCGAGCAGTCCCGAACGCCACTGACCGTCGACGTGTCCGGAGCCGCCGGCAATGTCGCAGTCGTTGGCGCACCACAAGCTGGTAAGTCCACGGCACTGTGCACCCTCATCATGGCGCTGGCGGGCACCCACGGTCCCCATCACGCACAGTTCTACTGTCTGGATTTCGGCGGCGGAGGGCTGAGTTCGGTGCGCGGCCTGCCCCATGTGGGTGCCGTTGCCAATCGGGCCGATCGGCAACTCGTCTGCCGCATGGTTGCCGAATGCGAATCCATCGTGCGGTCCAGGGAGAGCTTCTTCCGCGAACACGGTATCGACTCTGTGGTGACCTATCGCCGCGACCGAGCCCATGGGTGTCCTGGGTCATACGGCGAACCGTTCGGCGACGTGTTTCTGGTCATCGACGGCTGGACAAGCCTGCGTCAGGAGTTCGAGGCGGCTGCTGAATCGATTACCGCTCTCGCGGGTCAGGGACTCTCGTTCGGTGTCCATGTCGTACTGTCGGCTTCTCGCTGGGCGGACATCGGGCCGTCGCTGAAGGATCAGCTGGGCACCCGGATCGAGTTGCGGCTGGGGGATCCCGCGGATTCCGAACTGGACCGCAAGCGGGCGCGACAGGTACCGTGCGACGCTCCCGGTCGGGGACTGAGCCGCGATGGCAAGCAGATGCTGATCGCTCTGCCGAGGCTGGACGGTGTCGACCCGCGGCGCCGCCCCGGCGACTCCGTCGCGCCCCCGATCCCGCTGCTGCCAGAGCGGGTCGACTACGCAACCCTGATCGACCGCGTTGGAACTGAACTCGGTAGGCGGATTCTGCTCGGTATCGGGGAGAGTCGGCTGCAGCCGGTCACGGTCGATTTCAAACGCCAGCCGCATCTGCTCATCGTCGGGGACAACGAGTGCGGAAAGACCGCCGCGTTGCGCACGCTGTGCGCCGAGATCGTCCGGACCAACTGCGTCGCGGAGGCCCGACTGTTCATCATCGACTTCCGGCGAACGCTACTTGGCGTCGTCGAATCGGAACACCTGGGCGGCTACGCAATCTCGTCGGCGGCGGTGGATGTGTTGCTGCCGGGCCTGCTCGATCAGCTGAATATGCGGATGCCCACAGCCGAGGTGAACCAGCCGCAGCTGCAAGCCCGGTCCGGGTGGTCTGGCCCAGACATCTATCTGGTGGTCGACGACTACGATCTGGTGGCCACTTCGGCCGGCAATCCGCTGCTTGCTCTGCTCGAATACGTGCCACACGCACAAGATCTCGGTCTGCACCTGATCGTGGCCCGACGCAGCGGGGGCGCCGCGCGTGGCTTGTTCGAGCCGCTGGTGGCTAGTTTGCGTGACCTTGGCTGCATGGGGCTGATGATGAGCGGACGCCCCGACGACGGTGTTCTCTTGGGTTCCTGCCGTCCGATGCCGCTGCCGCCGGGCCGCGCGGTCCTCGTCACCCGCACCGACGACGAGCAGGCTATCCAGGTCGCCTGGAGTGCCCCACGATGAAGCTGCCTTGAACGCGCACCGGGTGGTGATCGAGGCGGGTCCAGCGACGATCCGCCGATTATGTTGCGGCACCACAGTGGCCGCTGGTGCCGAAGTCGCCATCGCCGCGCTCGGCGCTATTGACGACGCGGTGGCGGTGGTGGATGACCAGCCGGTGGCCGTTGATTCCCTGTGGTCGGCCGTGCTGCGGTCGCTGGCGTGCGATCGGGGCCAACCCGTGGTCGTTGTGCATCCCTCGTGGTGGCCGGCGTCGCGCGTGGGTGTGGTCAGCGCAGCGGCGCGCGCGGGAACGATAGATGTTGCCGCGATATCGCGCGTGCGGTTGCTGGTGCGGGCGTCGTCGGCGAAAACGACTGTGGTGGTGGAGATCACCGAACGGTTGGTGGTGGTCACCGGTGCTGAGGTGGTCGCCGTACCACGCCGGATGCGATCCGGGCCTACGGCCCACGAGGTTGCGGGTGTGATCACCAGCATGAGCGCCACAGGGCAACCCGGGACCCCCGCGCAGGTGCTGATCGATGTGGCCAGCGGTGTTGCCGGGGCGCCGGATTTCGCTGAATCGATTGCCGACGAAGTGCGGGCCTCGGGCATCGGGCAGCAGGTGACGATCGTCGACGACGCGTGGCTGGCGCGGCTGGCCCGGGCGATGCACTCGAACGTAGCCAAGCCACGCTCGGCGCCCGAGCCCGGCGCCAGCACTGTCATTGGTCGGAGATACCGCACGCGTATGCGTCCGGCTGCCGCTGCTGTCCTGACGGTGGTGGCCGTGGCGGTGCCGTGCGCGGTCGCGGTGATCTGGCGCCGGGCTCCGTCCGCCGAGACGCCGGCGACGTTCTTGGTGGAAGGCCGGGTCGCAGTAGCCATTCCCGACGACTGGCTCACCCAGCGGATACTCGCCGGTCCGGGTTCGGCCCGGGTCCAGGTCACATCGCCATCAGATCCCGAGGTGGCGTTGCACGTCACGCAATCGCTCGTCGCCGGCGAGACACTGGCTGGCGCGGCGGAGCGGTTGAAACGGGCAATCGATGCCGAACCGGCGGGCGTGTTCGTCGACTTCAACCCCTCGGGCAGCAGCGCGGGCCGAACCGCGGTGACCTACCGCGAAGTCCGTGCCGCGCATCACGTCCGGTGGACCGTGTTGGTCGACGGCTCGGTCCGCATCAGCATCGGGTGCCAGAGCAGGCCCGGGGCGCAGCACGCAGTTCGCGCCGTATGTGAGCAGGCCGTGCGATCCGCTCACGCCGTTGGTTAGCGCGGGTATGAGCCGGCCGATCAGTTGGAACCAACTGAGGTTGGCGGTGGTCATACCTGGTAACAGGTCTAGGGGAGGGGGACAGGTGAGCGGATCGAACACGCTGAGCGCCGACTTTGACTTGATGCGTTCGGTCGCGAGCACGACCGACGCACGCAACGAGGAGATCCGGGTGATGCTGCAGTCGTTCATCGGCCGTATGAGCAGCGTGCCGCGGTCAGTGTGGGGTGGGCTCGCGGCCGCGCGTTTCAAGGATGTCCTCGAACGCTGGGACGCCGAGTCGGCGAGGCTCTACCGCGTCCTGCACACGATCGCCGAAACGATTCGACACAACGAGGGCGCATTGCGCGAAGCCAGCCAATCCCATGCCCACAGCATTGCCGTGGCCGGCGGAGATCTGTGATCGGGGGCGATGATCCATGGACCCCGCTGTCTCCTACAACTTTGGCGAGATCGAATACTGCGTTCGCCAGGAAATCCATAGCACCTGGTCGCGTTTCAACGCTGCACTGGACGAACTGAGGTCGCAGATCGCGCCGCTGCACCAGCTCTGGACCCGAGAGGCGGCAGCCGCATATCAGGTCGAGCAACTCAAGTGGCATCAGGCAGCGCACGCGCTCAACGAGATCTTGCTCGATCTGGGAAACGCCGTCCGCGACGGGGCCGCCGACGTCGAGAGCGCGGACCGGCGAGCCGCCGGCATCTGGACGCGATAGCGACGAGCATCTGGACTCTGTGTGGGTCCCGACGGAGGAGAGCCGTCGGGACCACACAGTCATCCACATCGGTGGTGGCAGTCGGTTGGGCCAACGCCGGGGCATTTTGACCTGCGCGGATGCCCATCGGTAAGCTGCTGGGGTTGGCGTGCGGGTACGCCGGGGCTCGGGTCAATGTCGGTCGCTGAGAACAACCCCACCCTTAACGCCTGACCGGCGCCCGGGTCGCACCGGGATCCACAGCCTGACAAACAGGCCCGCAGAGAAAGAGTGGTAAGCGCTGTGCCTACATACGCGCCCAAGGCGGGTGACACCACGAGGTCGTGGTACGTCATCGACGCTACGGACGTCGTGCTTGGCCGCCTTGCCGTCGCAGCAGCCAACCTGCTGCGGGGCAAGCACAAGCCGACGTTCGCTCCCAACGTCGATGGTGGTGACTTCGTCATCGTCATCAACGCCGACAAGGTCGCCGTCAGCGGCGACAAATTGCAGAAGAAGATGGCGTATCGCCACTCCGGTTATCCCGGTGGCCTGCACAAACGCACGATTGGCGAGCTGATGCAAGACCACCCGGACCGCGTGGTGGAGAAAGCGATCGTGGGCATGCTGCCCAAGAACAAGCTCAGCCGGCAGATCCAGCGCAAGCTTCGCGTCTACGCGGGCCCGGAGCATCCACACACCGCCCAGCAGCCGGTTCCCTACGAGATCAAGCAGGTGGCGCAATGACCGGAACCGAAACCACCGAAGCCCCAGAAACCCCAGCAGACCCAGGCGCGTCGCTGGAGAGCCAGGCCGCCCAGAGCGAATCACTCGTTCTCGAAAGGCCCATCCAGACCGTTGGCCGGCGCAAGGAAGCCGTGGTCCGGGTGCGGCTGGTGCCCGGCACCGGCAAGTTCGACCTCAACGGCCGCAGCCTGGAGGACTACTTCCCCAACAAGGTCCACCAGCAGCTCATCAAGGCTCCGCTCGTCACTGTGGAGCGGGTGGAAAGCTTCGACATCTTTGCCCTCCTCAGCGGCGGCGGCCCGTCGGGTCAGGCAGGTGCATTGCGTTTGGGCATCGCGCGAGCGTTGATCCTTGCCTCGCCGCAGGACCGGCCCGCGCTGAAGAAGGCGGGCTTCCTCACCCGGGATCCGCGTGCCACGGAGCGCAAGAAGTACGGCCTGAAGAAGGCCCGGAAGGCGCCGCAGTACAGCAAACGCTGATCAGCGATCACTTTCTGGCCGCGACCGTGCATCGTCCTGGGCACCATTACGCGTCGTTGTCGGCGTGTCGGCGCGGGATCACGCGCGGTTGCGGTCAGATGCGATCAAGCTATGAAGGTGCACTCTAGGTGCACGACCGTCAATTGTGAGAGGTTTGTCCTCATGGGTCGACTATTCGGCACCGATGGTGTGCGCGGGGTCGCCAATCACGAGTTGACCGCCGAGTTGGCCCTGACGCTGGGAGCCGCGGCGGCGCGGCGCCTGGCAAGTTCGGCCGCGCCTGGCCGGCGGATTGCCGTGATTGGTCGTGATCCGCGGGCCAGCGGCGAAATGCTGGAGGCCGCCGTGATCGCGGGCCTGACGAGTGAGGGCGTCGATGCGTTGCGGGTCGGGGTGCTCCCCACGCCCGCGGTGGCCTACCTGACCGGTGCCTATGATGCCGATTTCGGGGTGATGATCTCGGCGTCGCACAATCCGATGGCGGACAATGGGATCAAGATCTTCGGGCCCGGCGGCCGCAAACTGGACGACGACACCGAGGATCAGATCGAGCGGCTCGTTGCGGCCGGCCCCGGGTCGCGCCCGGTTGGCGCCGGAATTGGCCGGGTCGTCGACGCCGAGGATGCAGCGGAACGGTACTTGCGCCATATCGGTAAGGCGGCGACACAGCCGCTCGATGGGTTGACGGTGGTCGTTGACTGTGCCCATGGCGCCGCGTCGTCGGCGGCGCCCCGCGCTTACCAGGCGGCCGGTGCGCGGGTCATCGCGATCAATGCCGATCCGAACGGCCTGAACATCAATGACGCTTGTGGATCGACGCATCTGGACTCGCTGCGGGCCGCGGTTATTGCCCACGGCGCCGACCTGGGTCTGGCGCACGACGGCGATGCCGACCGGTGCCTGGCGATCGATGCTGGCGGTGACCTTGTCGACGGCGACGCCATCATGGTGGTCCTGGCGCTGGCGATGGCCGAAGCCGGCGAGCTGGCCTCCGAGACGCTGGTCGCCACCGTGATGAGCAACCTAGGGCTGCACCTGGCCATGCGTTCGGCCGGTGTCACGGTCCGCACAACGGGTGTGGGTGACCGCTACGTCTTGGAGGAATTGCGTGCCGGTGACTACAGCCTTGGCGGCGAGCAATCGGGCCATATCGTCATGCCGGCTTTGGGCTCCACCGGCGACGGCATCGTCACCGGCCTGCGATTGATGACTCGGATGGTGCAGACCGGCTCACCGCTGGCCGCGTTGGCGTCGGCGATGCAATCGTTGCCGCAGGTGCTGATCAACGTCGAGGTCGCTGACAAGGCGACTGCCGCCGCGGCCCCCTCGGTCCAGGCGGCGGTCGACCTAGCGGCGGCCGAATTGGGTGACACCGGTCGGATCTTGTTGCGCCCCTCCGGAACTGAGCCCATGATTCGGGTGATGGTGGAGGCGGCCGATGAGGCTATCGCGAAGCGGTTGGCCGTCAGTGTTGCCGACGCGGTGAGCGCTGCACGCTGACCCCCGCGGCTGTGCCGACGGTGCCGGTGGAACCCCGTGACGTTGCGTGGCGTCGGAGTATTACGTGGGACCCGATTGCGCAAACAGCGGTAGATGTGTAGGCGTTGATGTCACGGCGGTGTACGCGGTGGCCGACCGTATGGTCGCCGCCGCCGACGTGATCGACGACGCCGTCGCGAACCACCTGGCGGGGCTGGTTTTCGGCGGGGCCTGCGCCGGTGAGGCCCACGTCGCGCGCGCCGAGGCGCTGCGCGCCGCGCTCGACCGGCTGGTGGCTGAGTTGTCGCGGTGGTCACGGGCCGCGGCCGAGATCGCTGCCGCCTTGCGGGCTGCGGCAAACCG
It includes:
- a CDS encoding type VII secretion target: MGPDCANSGRCVGVDVTAVYAVADRMVAAADVIDDAVANHLAGLVFGGACAGEAHVARAEALRAALDRLVAELSRWSRAAAEIAAALRAAANRYADADLDAATRIA